Part of the Triplophysa rosa linkage group LG21, Trosa_1v2, whole genome shotgun sequence genome is shown below.
AGCGCTCTGGAAAGAGGGAGAAAGCAATcggtctgtttagccgcagctccaAGCGTTACTAGTCATTtctgggaactattgagaggcaacatgaaccgccattgctgtgaaaaaaactgttccattggagtctcTCTCAATGACTCTGTTGTGCCTACTGCGTAACCtccatcacagcaaacagcagATGTGGTCTAGCGCCGATCTTTTGGCAGCGCTCGAAACATGCTCCTaacttcataaaaatatatttattatctagaaattcttaattttatattttagaaaaacGGATAGGGCAATAGTCTGGAAACTCATCACTTTCTCCATACTCCATTTCCTTTTTTCCATACTAATCCAGACCTGGAAAACAATCCATACTTTTCCAAAACGCCTAGGAACCCCGACGCCCCCttttttcactcggaaatgcgtcaaaatacgcaagtaaaaacgatcgcaacttcacggggactttaagaacGAAACGGGCACAATCTTCCCTTGTTAGGGAGCACACGTGATgactgtatgtgcatgtgtgtctgtgtgcaggaGATCGATGGGAAAGCCCTGATGTTACTGCGCAGCGACATGGTGATGAAGTACATGGGTCTGAAACTCGGACCTGCGCTCAAACTCTGCCATCACATCGAGAGACTCAAGCAAGGCAAACagtgaccacacacacacatacccagAGCAGAGGGGCTGATGGGAAATCACTGTGTTACACACTACACTGCTGGATGAAGGACACGTGAATCCCTCTCTCCTCAGAGGAACATTCATATATGAACGATCCCAGTGTATGCGATATAGGAATCGACCGCCGGACAGAGTCGCTTGTGGGCCGATTACTGCTTTGAAAGTCTGGGTCCGAAGTTCAATTGCGTCTACCTCCCCGTGATGTCATCATCCCGCGCGCCACAGGGTCTCTGATATCAAAGCCACTGAAAATCTTCTGCCTTTTGGTTTGTTTTCGAAACACCATCGGGTCACGTTTATGCATTTCGTATCTCAGTCTGAAATCTAAGGGATTATTTCGCCCCCTCGTgtcctttcaaacctgtttgacttcaTTCTGCATTTTGATTATATTCGCGAAACACGTGAACGCCGAAATGATTCGCGTtcgaaatgacacgagggtgaatcgTGACGACGGAACTTTATTCACCCCGTTTGTTAATATGTGAAAGGACTTCTGATGGAAAGTTTCAGATTGTAAGTGCGGTTTTCtctttatgttttaaaaactttaCAAATATTGTAGAATATATAAACAGGGTTTGTCCAACCAGATAAGCAAACAACATCACTTATGTAATGCTGTGAAAACCCTCAGACTGTCTTTTAGCAATCTTTCCGTTTCTGTTTTCGAtctaatatgtgaccctggacaacaaaaccagtcttatgggtaaatttttcgaaattgagatttttacataatctgaaagctgaataaataaactttctatagatatgtgagttgttagaataggacaatatctggctgagatacaaccgtttaaaactcaggaatctgagagcgcaaaaaaatcaaaatattgagaaaattgcctttgaagttgttaatcaggggcactgtggcacaccatccactcacaaaaataaagtttttatatatttaaggtaggaaatttacaaaatatcttcatggaacatgatctttactcaataaacctaatgatttttggcatgaaagaaaaatcgataattttgacccacacaatgtatttttgtcttttactaaaaatgttcccgtgctacttaagactggttttgtgatccagggtcacatatatgtttaTAATCCCAGCTAGCACAGGtccgtctgctaaagatctgttgtgtaaaaacatctggcaaacatcttagaaagacctgttgtacatccattctaaatcacaAACATCGTGCAGACGTCTTCTAGATCTCTATatgacgtctccgagacgtattgcagatgtaaatgcagacatcaaatagacgtctgccagacggagtgtgctatcagggatgtTTACTTCACTGTCCTTCAGTTTTTTTGTAACCGTCTTCAAGTGTCACGAGGATCTCTGCTCCAGAACATTCAGCAGAGTTTTTCAGATAACGTTGTTTGAGTTCTCTCCAGATTCAACAGTATTCACAACCCTGTATGACAACATGTGATGCAGAAATGAACGGGTTCAACAACCCAAGAAAATGAGCGTGGTCATGGATTTTAAAAGGTCCATTTTAAAAAGCACAGCTGGAGACGTGTCATTGAAATGTCTCTCCAATGGCCAAACATGACGTAATACGACTGCCGTTGGAAACGTTGAGTTTCTTGCAGTCTCtgctttgtcattttttttggtTAGAGCAGACCTCAGTGGTGTCTTATGGGTTTCACCATAAACCTCAGCAACagaatgtacatttttgtagagaagaaatattttaaactaCATGCGTTGTATAGGGCGGGGCATGTGAAGATGCTTTTTGTCGGTGGGTGGGGTGGGCGGCTTTACGTGGGTCTTGTTGTTAAATACGGCCTTCCCATGCTTTTTACTGGGAGGACTCGTTCGTTTTAAAGAACTACATTTGAACTCTGCTTTACTTTCACACTTCTCAGGTTTTCATCTTTTGTAAAGTAGCATTTCAAATTAGCAGTGAATGTGACGTCTGTACTTTCCGTTTccctgttttatttttgttaaagaaCATGCATTGTTGTAATATTGTGCCATATAGTTCCTCCCATGATTGACTACCAATACTGgtcaaaaacacacatcacacttGGTACTTGGATGATATTTTTAATCATGACGTTTTTAAAGATAATGCATTCTTCACGTacacattttcaacattttaaatgatacaagtaataaataaataatttaaacacGACACGTCTCTTTGCATCTTTTGTCCATTGATTGTTTACAAAAGTTACTTGTGGTAGAAAACGTTGGATATTTCAAATGTAGTGTTTATAAAAGAGGATTCGTTCAGAAACTTGCGCGAAGGTTTGGGAGATGGTTTGACACGAAAACACATGCTTTTAAGGCTTTACagtttatacacacacaaacaattcaGCACTGATGAAGTGTTtgttaaaatgaacatgaaatcaaaacgaAAATGTTTTGGGAATTATTGTGCTTAACACATCAAAAATGGCCTTGATGAATATTCTGTTATACTTACACATCACATACAGGGGTAAAACATGTTATGAACGATGTTTCATGTTGAATTTAACTGCAGACCTTGGATGATGTTTGACAATATTGCGATTTAAAAATGAGAAGATTAATTCAGGTGCTTAGAAGCACATTTCATACAGACATAAATAACTTGGCAAATGAGACACAAAGACAAATGACATCTTTGCAAAACCAACAAACTTGTACGGATCTACAAAACactcaaaatataatttaacatGGACACATGTGACCAGACTCATGTTTAGTCATGGAATACATTTCCAATCAAATAAAATACGACTTACTGACAGTCTCCACATTCATATTCagatataataaaaacacaaagccTAATGGCCCTAAAAGTAtgcttcattttatttcttattttacacTTTTTGCGGGTAGTTTGTGATGTTAGGCCTGTCAGCTCCAGCGGGGATTTAATAACCTGACTGGGACGGGTCAGAAGGGTAATAAAAGGGTGAATATATTTGATTCGATACACACCCACAAACTGTCAATCAAACCAGCCGTCAACTGAAAACATCACAACCGCCTGGAGGAAACAAAAATACTGAAGACTAAATGCACCATTTATGACAACATTTTGTGGCGCCTGTTCATACTAAAAGTTCAAGTTGGGCTGTCTGAAGACATCGATTACAAATTACTTCCAAAAAGATTACATGAGATTTCAATTTCATGATGACAGAAGATGGATCACATTTTCCTTAATAAAGACTTTCATGTTGTCCTCTTCAAACACACGGTCTGCTGGCTATCATTATAAAAGATATTGCAAATCTATACGGTATTAAACTGTAAAACACTAAAAACTTTTCTTCAGTATCGGCACAGACCTTTagtatgtgatgatgatgactTTCCCACGAGCCCATCGCCCTTAACAAAGCACTAAAAAGTCACGTTATCGAGATGCGGTTTTGGACAAATCCCTgatgattattttgttttaatttggaGGGGCCGGACGGATGAAGCGTTTACCCCCTGAAGAGAGACTGATGAAAACGATGCTTTGTTGCTATTGACAACCACTTCCTCCAATCATACAACATCATGAAAATGAGCTCCGTGCTTTGCCAAGTCATTATGGGGCTGTCATGTTCACGGTTAACCCCTCCTCTCTTCAGAGGACGCTCCGCTTCACCGGCCCGCTCATGAATACACTGATTAGAGAAGGAAAAGGTCACACGGCCTTCCGCAGTTTATTTGGACAAACAGAGGGATGATTCTGATGAAACAAAGCAGGAAATTAAGTAAAAAGAAGAAATTCAGTACGCAACATTATGTGTCTTTTGAGGACGTCACCACTGATGTCTCACTGACAGCTGGCCAAAACACCGCTCATCCCTATTAATGAGAATGTAGATTTAACTACAATGAATAATTTATGAGGACGTGTGACCACAATCAGAATGCATGGGTTCTGCTATAAATgctaaacaaacaaatcagTAGTAGTGCAGTTGGGTCGGTTCAGCATTTTTCATCTTGTTGACTTCATCTGATTGCTTTAAAATGAACAGATCAAATAGCAACCAACAGCCCAAAAGCAGCCTGCATCAGTCTAAATCATACAGACAACTTGGAGAAAAAGTTTCAAGCCTTATTTCTGCCAGTAACACAGCCAACTCTGACCACGTCTCATTTTTTCATTTGCTCTTTTTCAGCCGTCCTCTGCATGCGAGCGTACGGGTTACTTTCTGGGAAGAAACGCAGCCAGGCGCTGCTTTTTTATGGGCAGTATATGGATCTCCTGCGAGCTCACTTTCTTTACTTTAATGCCTCTATTTTTAGGAATCTTTTTGAGCGAGTCGCTGGATTCTCCTCGCTGGTCAACCTGGACCCTCTGGAGTGCCGCGAATCCCCCCTGACCTGCGTCACGCTTGATGGAGAAGTTCTTCGTAGAAACACCTGACAATCCCTTCAGCTTGCTGCAGAAAATCGCAGGCATGGCATCTTTGACCGACACGATGACTTTGGCAGTCTGCGACGTGCTGACAATCTCGATGTTGCCGCTTCCCGCGAGGGCGTGCGGGTCGTGCACCGCCCCAGCTACCGCGCTACTGTGACCGCTGTCTACCACCCACTTGTGCTGCCGACTGAACTCCAAAGATGCCAGACCACTTAGCAGCTTAGTATCTAGCTTTGGGGTACAGTCCACCGGCCGCAGAACCCCAAGAGCCAAAGTCCCACTGCTGACATCATCACCCCTGTGGCACACTCTATCCCGGTCAGGGGGCCAGGGACCGTATGGGCTATAAGACTTGCTGCGTGTCTTCCTTACACTGGGTACAGATAAATCAAGGACATTGTCCTGCTGACATGACTGGATCACTTGCAGACTGTCAACACGAATGGAACGTTGAGGCGCCCTGATGGATAAGTCTAGCACCTCTCCGTCTGTCACTACAGGGCAGGGTGGTTGGATTGATGCCATTTCCTTGATGGGTAACATCCACTGAGGAGAGATGTCACTAGGTGAAGTCTGTGTGCTTTTATTCACATTACAAGATGATTTAGGGGGGTCTATATCGAGCTTGGAATCCTTGCACACGGAGACTGGAACTGGGATTGGCAACGGGATTGGAAGAGGCACTGGAAGCGGGATTACGACGGGATAGGGAACAAGTAACGTGGCTGGAGGCACCAAGGGGGCTAATGGGGAGCTGTAGGGGTGTGAGAAAGGTGATGGGGGGAGGAAAGCTGTGGTGATGTCTACTTGTGGGGAAGACGTCGGGTGACAGGTGGGGGATGAGTTGCCTTGACTAGGGAAGAGGTCTTGTATAATGGCAGCAAAGTTAGGGTTCTGAAGGAGAGTCAGTAGACTAGTGTCCAACACTGGACATGCATCTTTTTGGTCCAAGACTGGGGGCGGACCGAGAGCTAGGGAAGGGTTCAGAATGTTGTTTTGAAGGGGAAGCGGAAGGGCAggacacgtggcggtttgttgAAGCAATTGAGGATTCAAATGTTGGAGGATTTGTTGTTCTAGGACTAGGGGCAGGGACACTGGACCTTGGCTGGTCATCAGGTAGGAAGCTGCACCTGGTTGTCCTACTTGGGGGCCGGTTGAACCTGCGAGAATTGGCAGCACTACTGGACTTTCCCCCAAACAGATTGGCTGGAGTACGGTCGTCGCTACTTTCAGGGCAACACCGTTTGGAGACTCTGCAGCGGGAGTCACAACCGGGGTGGTTTGAACTGTGAGCAGGGGTGACAGGGAGCTTTTCGTGATGGCTGGAGAGGTGACGTTCCATGTCTCGGTTGGGATTATCGGAGTGGCCTCGCTTTCAAGTTTCCCGACGCCATCGGACGCCCTGTTGCAGACCTCTTCCTGAGGGTTCGCCATGTCTACAGCTACAGAATCTTTGTACGGCTCTTCCATCGTGTCTGGTGTGTATAAATCTCTTTCAGGTGCTGTAAGATGAGAATTCCATAGTTTTCTTCAGTTCAGCTGGGACATCAAACCCTACGACGTCAAAAAGAAGAGGATTAGCAGATGCAACTGTTAGCAGTTTCAAATTTATTACATCCTAACGTGTTCTCTACAACCTTATACCCAAAGCTAACAAGGCACAGAGGAGGCATCGTTTCCTTTCCTGCTAAAAGTTAAGccatctgttttttttccaccGAGAGCTGTAAGCTTTCGCAATGATGTCATGACACGAGAGTGGAATCACAGACACAAATGCAGAACTATGGGAGACACCAAAAAGCGTTTACGCAGACTGGGAGACCTTCACAGGGACGGAGGCGTCATTTGGATGGGAGGAGAGCGAAGTGAGCGCTGGGGAGGATTTGATGAAATTACGTCGCAGAGTGCTTGGGTTTATTTGTTTATGAGCCAGCTTTAGTGGAGTTTATTACACAAAATGCTGCCAAGACTGTGAAGTGAACCTCCCTCTGGCAAACACACGGTGTAGAGAGAAAAGCCAGGAAGATGGAGGGACAGAGAGTGGGAAAAAGCGAGATtcagattaaaataaaataatggcaTGACAAAATGAACAAGAAGAGCATGGTACAAATCCTGAAAACAATCCTT
Proteins encoded:
- the zmp:0000001174 gene encoding retinoic acid-induced protein 2, with the protein product MEEPYKDSVAVDMANPQEEVCNRASDGVGKLESEATPIIPTETWNVTSPAITKSSLSPLLTVQTTPVVTPAAESPNGVALKVATTVLQPICLGESPVVLPILAGSTGPQVGQPGAASYLMTSQGPVSLPLVLEQQILQHLNPQLLQQTATCPALPLPLQNNILNPSLALGPPPVLDQKDACPVLDTSLLTLLQNPNFAAIIQDLFPSQGNSSPTCHPTSSPQVDITTAFLPPSPFSHPYSSPLAPLVPPATLLVPYPVVIPLPVPLPIPLPIPVPVSVCKDSKLDIDPPKSSCNVNKSTQTSPSDISPQWMLPIKEMASIQPPCPVVTDGEVLDLSIRAPQRSIRVDSLQVIQSCQQDNVLDLSVPSVRKTRSKSYSPYGPWPPDRDRVCHRGDDVSSGTLALGVLRPVDCTPKLDTKLLSGLASLEFSRQHKWVVDSGHSSAVAGAVHDPHALAGSGNIEIVSTSQTAKVIVSVKDAMPAIFCSKLKGLSGVSTKNFSIKRDAGQGGFAALQRVQVDQRGESSDSLKKIPKNRGIKVKKVSSQEIHILPIKKQRLAAFLPRK